The genomic segment GGGCTGCCAGTGTCCGCTCATCCGTCAGGATGGACAGAAACTCGGATGCCGAGAGCGAACTAGCCCGAACTATGAGACCGGCAAGCGGTATCAGGATGATGAGGCCGAGGTAGGCGAGCGAAAAGCCAAGCGTCAATCCGAAACCTGGGATGATGCTCGGCTCTTTCAATCGCCACCGCATCGAAGCGGTGGTTGATGTCATATCAGGCTCACTCCTCAGCGTGCCGGCTTGTAGATCTGGTCGAAGATACCGCCGTCACCGAAGTGCTCAGGCTGCGCTTTCTTCCAACCACCAAACTGCGGATCATCGATGGTGACTAGCTTGATGTCTGGCAAGGCCTTTAGCAGTTCCGGCTTCACTACCGCACGGTTGGCCGGACGATAGAAGTGTTTCGCTGCGAGGTTTTGGCCTTCATCGGAATACAGGTACTGCAGGTAGGCTTCTGCGACCTTGCGCGTTCCCTTTGCATCGACATTGGCGTCAACGACAGCAACCGGCGGCTCAGCGAGGATTGAAATCGGGGGCACGACGATTTCGAACGCATCCTTGCCGAATTCCTCACCGGCGAGAAAAGCTTCGTTTTCCCAGGCCAGCAAAACATCGCCGATCTGGCGTTGCGCGAAGGTGACCGTCGAGCCGCGGGCACCACTGTCCAGCACCGGGGCACGCTTATAGAGATCTGCAATGTACGCCTTGATCTTGGCCTGATCCCCCTTGAACTCCTCGTTGGCCCAAGCCCATGCCGCCAGATAGTTCCAGCGAGCGCCACCGGAGGTCTTTGGATTCGGGGTCACGATCTTCACGTCACCCTTGACCAGATCGCCCCAGTTCTTGATGCCCTTGGGATTGCCCTTTCGAACAAGGAAAACGATCGTGGAGGTATACGGAGAAGAGTTGTTGCCGAGGCGTGCGCGCCAGTCGGGCTTTATCTTCCCGCCATTCTGTACAATGGCGTCAATGTCGCTTTCCAGTGCAAGCGTCACCACATCGGCTCCAAGACCATCGATAACCGAACGCGCTTGCTTGCCAGAACCGCCATGAGACTGCTGGATCGTAACGGTCTCACCAGCTTGCGCTTTGTAGTGCTTGGCGAAGGCCGCGTTGAAGTCCTTATAAAACTCGCGTGTCGGATCATAAGAGACATTCAACAGTGTCGTGTCGGCATGCACGGCCGGTGCCATTAGAAGCGATGCAAGTACACAGGCCATGGCAAACCTCAGAGTGCGAATATCTTTCGACATGGCAACTTCCCTCCAGTTGATGGCTTAAGACTACCGAACAGGTCGACTTAGTCAACGAAGGTCCGCCCCTAAAGAAATCTGTTTCATTTTCGTGATCAGCGCGGAGAAAGTCTGATCGATATCCAGTTCGTTTCACGCAAAGAATCGCGCGTCTACAGACGGTGATAGGGAATATTCTTGAACGGTCGAGACCGACCCATGCTTCAAAATGCGTTGGATGCTAGCGCTGCGATCACGCAATAGCGCGCAAACTTTGCGATCGTAACGAAGATGAGAAAGCTTGCCAGCGGTTCTCGCAGCACGCCCGCTACGACCGTGATCGGATCGCCAATGATCGGAACCCAACTCGCCAACAGAGACCATCGGCCGTATTTTCCGTACCAGCGGCTTGCTTGATTGAGGCCAGCTTCGGAGACCGGAAACCAGCGCCGGTTGCGAAAACGTTCGATGCCCCGACCGAGCGCCCAGTTCACGACGGATCCTGCGACATTCCCGATGGTGGCAAAAACAACGAGCAGAACAACCGGGTGTTCAGCCTGGACGACGAGATATGCAAGGAGTGCTTCCGATTGTGCTGGCAATAGGGTTGCCGCGACGAAGGCTGTTGCCATCAGCCCGAGATAGGCCATCATGTCCGGTCTGTTCCGCATCCGCCTCAGTCTGGGGGTCTCGTAAACCAAATAGGCTCCCGGGTCAAAGCGCTCTTCGGGTCCCCATTGATCCGTCGGATCAGAGAGGGCGTAGATTGGCACAAAAGAAAGGCTAGACGGAATGAACCCCCATCGTGTGACAGTCTGGTTTGACAGCGGATGTCCGCTTTGCCGTCGCGAAATTGCGCTGATGCGAAAGCTGGACCGCGGCAATGCCATCCGCTTCGTAGACCTTTATGATGCATCGGCCAGTTGCCCGATTGATCGTGCAGAAGCACTGGCGCGGTTTCATGCAGAAGAAAATGGCAAGCTTTATGTCGGTGCACAGGCGTTTGCTGCAATGTGGCGGGCGATTCCCATGTTCCGCCCACTCGGAATTATGGCAGGGTGGGCGCCTTTGACTCCCCTTTTCGACCTACTTTATCGTGGCTTCTTGCGCATCAGGCCACGCCTGCAACGGCTGTTCCAGTAAGCGCTGCTATTCGTCCATCACCGCTTCGACAATATCACAGAGTTGAGATAAACCGCGTGGCAGCGGCGGGCTGCAGCCCGCGATTTGGCGAGAAAGGAAGCAGATGCAGCGCGTTGAAATTCAGGCCGGATTGGATCTCTCACGGATCGTCTATGGCATGTGGCGGCTAGCCGATGATCAGGATGTGTCCGCGGGCAATATCATTGCCAAAGTGGAAGCATGCCTTGAACAGGGTATTACCACCATGGATCATGCGGATATCTATGGCGGCTACACCGTTGAAGAGCATTTCGGCAGAGCATTGAAAGGCGCCGGACTTCGAGACAAGATCGAAATTGTTACCAAATGCGGCATAGTTGCACCCACGGGAGACTACGCCGGGGCACGGCTGAAGCATTATAATACCTCGGCAGAGCACATCAGCGCGTCGATCGACAGATCTCTACGTCTCCTGGGCACAGATTACATCGATCTTTTGCTGATCCACCGCCCCGATCCTTTCATGGATTTTACGGAAACCGGCGGCGCTCTCGATGCCGCCGTGTCATCCGGCAAGGTCAGAGCCGTCGGCGTTTCGAATTTCCGCCCCTGGGATCTCGCGGCGCTTCAGTCGTGCATGCAGACGAAACTCGTGGTCAACCAGATCGAACTGAGCCTTTTGGCGCGGGACCCGTTCACGAATGGTGATCTGAGCTCGATGACACGAGACAAGGTCCGGGCAATGGCATGGTCACCTCTGGGTGGTGGCCGCCTTTTTTCAAATGACACCGACCTTGGCAGGACGCTGGATCGCATCGCAGCCGAACAAGGTGTAGATCGCACAGCCATTGCCGTCGCCTGGCTACTCGCACATCCGGCCCACATTCTGCCCGTCATGGGTACAAACAATGTTGCACGCATTCGACAGATTGGCGATGCGATGAAAGTCAAGCTTTCGCGGGAAGACTGGTTCGAACTCTATTCCACGGCAGAAGGCCGGGACGTTCCATAACGTCTCGGCAATCGGCGGCCTGCAATCAGGCCGCCGGCTTAGAGATCACAGCGTCAGGCTGCCTGATGCAATCGACGGCTGAAAATCGGGCCCTGGCTGTATTTGCGCAAGGATTTCGCCGCTGCAAGCACGGCCAGATCGACCAACGGCTCAATGAGGATAACGCTCATATAGGCCACGCCGAAACTTCCGATGCTCACGAGATTTTCGACCGTGAACCCGTGGCCATAGAGCGCCCAGAAGGCCACCCAGGCAACAATACCACCCTGATAGGCGGTAGACAGTGTAAATGCCTGGCGATAGGTCACATCAACATAGGCCGTGCGGGCCGGAATAAGCTTGGCCGCGAGCTGGCTGATGGCCCAAAGCGGAACGAGCAAGGTCGTTACGTTCATGCCATACTGAGGAAGATCGAACGGCGAGAAGAACAGGCCCTGGATGAGGAGGCCGGCGGCAAGCCCGATGGACGCAGCACCTGCGCCGAACATCAGGAACAGGGTCGACCCAAGAATGAGGTGAACTTCGGAAACGCCGACCGGATGATGCGGCAAGACCTCGAAAAAGCCGAAGACGAGAACGGTCGTAATGGCACTTCGCAACGCGAGCGACGCGACACCACCATCCCGACGAACACTGTCTGTTGCCATTTTGGCTGTCAGCCCCAGCGCGGCCAATGCTGTCGCGTAGCTGAGCACGATTTTTGCGCCGTCAACGACGCCCGGTTCAATATGCATATCTGCCTCCCCGCGCCCACCGCGCGGTCGATTGGTGTGTCATAATCGGACGAATGTCCGCCTCTGATGGCAGGTCTCCTGGCTTGCGATTCGCAGCTTCATCCCCCTTCCCGGCCCTGACGCCAGTGGATAACGGATGTCGCTCCTCGCCTACAGTTGCGGGGGCAGCCGTGGCATTGGCAACTTGCGTTGCATCACCACATTCCCTTTTCACCGGTTGCTTTATGGGCAACCGAGACCATCATCGGGAAGCCTAAGACTGTTTTTGAGCGCAGCGCAATCCCGTTCACGGCGATTTCACGAGAAAACAACTGTGAGACAGAATCACGGGTCAGGAAATACGATGCTCGCATCGAAACGAGACTGGTCGGGCGCCAGCGGCGTGGCCGTCAGTTCCAGTTGCGCGCCCATCTGGGTCGCCAGCCGTTCCACGATGGCGAGCCCCAGACCCGAGCCGGGATGAAGGGAATGGCCGCGCACGAAGCGCTGTCGCAGCTTTTCCGGAGGAAGCAAGGTCTTGGGCGACGTGAGGTTCGATACGCGCAGGCCATCCGGCTTCAGGTGCACGTCGACATGCGTGTCAGGCAAGCGGTAGGCGAGAGCATTTTCGACCAGATTACGGGCAGCAATGGCAAAGGCGTCCGGATCTACCTCGCGAGAAAGGACCATTCTCTCCGGACGATGATAATGAAGAACCGAGCCACTCTGGCTGTTGCGCAAGAATTCTTCCATAACGACGTCAAGGATCGTCGACAGGTCCGAACGAACCGCAGACTTACCGATGCCCGCATCGGCTCGCGCAAGCTGCAACAACTTTTCCGTCAGCACGGAGAGCTTCCTGAGTGCTGCGTCAACCTGCCTGGCGCGATCCCGGGTCTGTCCATCCTCAAGCTCGGAAAGCAGGAGCTGGCTTTGTGCAAGTGCACCTGCAATGGGTGTCCGCAATTCGTGAGCACTGTTGGCGGTCAAGGAACGTTCTGCTTCCAGCGCATCGTCCACCCGCTTGATCAGAAGGTTGACGGATTGCTGGATCGGTTCGAGTTCGATAGGCAGATCCTTGAGATCGATGGGTGCAAGATTCCCGCTGTCGCGCAGGCCGATAACGCGCTTCAAACGATCCACCTCGCTGACGTTGCGACGCACGAACCAACTGACGGCAATCAGACTCGCCGGCAGGAGCAGGAGAAGCGGCAGCAGCAGTGCCGTACCGCCCTCAATTGAGGCCTCCCGCCGATGTTCCAGCGAATCTGCGACTTGTACGAAGATGCTGCCACTGACGGCAGCAACCGTGAATATGCGTTTTTCGCCGCCACTCCAGAAGCCTTCCACCAGCGGCGCTTCGTACGGATCGGCACTGACATTATGCGAATGCAGCAGCACGCGACCGGAGCCATCCCGAACCTGATAGGTCAAATACTCATCTGGCACGTTTTCGCGCAACGCCGTCAGCTTCCGGGGAGCGCTGGTATCCTCTCGAGTGTAAAGGTCATCAATGACCAGAGGTGCCAGGCGTTCTGCTGTCTCCTGAAGAGCGCTGTCGAAAACCTCGCCCATTTCCTCCTGCATGACAGAAAAGGCAAGTCCTGCAGCCAGCAGCCAGAAAGCCAATAGGGTCAATCCGAGCGAAATGCGCAGTTCGCGCGCAATGCTGCGGGGCCTCGGCATACTCATTCAGCCACCCGATAGCCGATACCGCGAACTGTTTCGACAATCTCCTTCCCCAACTTGCGCCGAAGACGGCTCACATAAACCTCAACGGTATTGCTTTCGATTTCGGCACCAAAAGCATAGAGCGCTTCTTCGATCTGGGACTTGGATACGATGGAATTGCGTCGCGCAAGAAGGCATTCAAGCACAGCCCACTCACGCGCGGAAAGGGAAATGCGCTCACCGGTCTTTCCCTCGATGCGATGTTCGGACGGATAGACCTCGAAGCCGGCCAGTTCGACCATCGGAGTCTGACTGGCGCCGTATCGTCTGGAAACCGCATGGATTCGCGCTTCCAGTTCATCCAGGTCGAAGGGCTTGACCAGATAGTCGTCCGCACCTGCATTCAACCCTGCGATCCGGTCAGATACCTGGTCATGCGCGGTCAGAACGATGACCGGTATCATCTGCTTCTTCAGCCGGATGTGCTTGAGAATATCGAGGCCGCTTCCATCGGGCAGGCGAAGATCGAGGAGAACCAGCGCATAATCAACACCAGCGAGACAGGCAAGCGCACTCTCCTTGTCTTCCGCAAGGTCCACTGCATGGTTGTGCCGGGTGACGTGAGTGCGCACCGCATCCGCCAGTGTTGCATCATCTTCTACAAGCAGGATACGCAAGGCAACGTGTCTCCATTTCGACCAAGCAAGTGTCTTATCAAACTGTCACCAAACTGAAATCGACCGCGTTGCGATTCCGTGATGAATTTCTCCTGTTTTCAGGTGGATGTCAGCTAATGAATACAGCGTAACAGGCGAACAATGGCTGGAGCAGATCACATGAAACGTCTCGTCGCTATTGCGATTGCAAGCTGGGCCGTCGGGACGGCAGCCGTTGCAAGCGAACGGTGCAACGTACCGATTGCCGATTGGCAACCACGCAAGGTCTTGCAAGCAAAGCTCGAAAGCGTTGGTTGGAAAGTGAGATCCATCCGAAGCGAAGATGGCTGCTACGAAGCTTTCGCCATCAATGCAGAGGGGGAGAAGGTTGCTGCCTTCTTCAATCCGAAAAGCCTCGAGATCCTCGATACGAAGATCGAACATTAGATCTCAGCCAACGATCACCCGGACCGTCGTATCCAGCATCAGAATTCCCCAGGCGAGAAGCCCGCAGAAAACGGCAAATGAGCCGAGATCTTTCGCATGCCGTCCGGTGGCTGAGAATTCGGGCGAGATACGGTCGATGATCTCTTCGATGGCTGTATTGAGCGCTTCCAGCGCGACGACGATCAGGAAAACACCGATCAGAATCGAAAAGCGCTCAACGCTTGCGCCTATGACGGCAAAGAAGACAAGTGACGCCAGCATTGCGAGACATTCGTGACGAAATGCCGCTTCCTGCCACAACCTTCTGGCGCCTGAAGCGGAATATCGCTGTGCCGCGAAAAGATGCCTTATTCCCGTTACCTTGCGCGGAATCTCATCAGGATTTTGCATTCGATGCCTTGCAGGAACCGTAAATATCGAGCTTCGGATCTTTTACCTTGGTTTCTACATGCATCAAGCCCAGCACGGTATGAAAGAGATTGTCTTGCGAGACGGGCTCTTTTTCCAGCTTATCAATGCATTCCGACTCTATCCCCTGCCTCGCTTCGGCTCCTAGCCACAGAACAAAGGGAATATGCGTCTGTTGTTCCGGTGCAACGAGCCACGGTGCACCATGAAGGAACAGGCCCTTCTCGCCGAGAGATTCCCCGTGATCCGACATGTAGATCATCGATGGCGAAAGGCGATCCTGCTGCGCGCTCAACTTGTCGATGATGCTCGCAAGGACATGGTCCGTGTAGACGATCGTGTTGTCATAGGCGTTGATGATCTCATCGCGATGGCATTTGGAGAATTCCGAAGAGCGGCAATCAGGCTGGAAGATCTTGAACGCGTCGGGGTAGCGGGCGTAGTAGGCCGGACCGTGGCTGCCAAGCTGATGCAGAACCAGAACCGCATCTCCGCTGACAGTTTTCAGCCAGCCGTCCAGACGATCAAGGAGGATGTCATCCCAACATTCGCCGCCATTACAGAAGCGAGCATCTTTGGAGTTGAAGAGATCGCTATAGGGGATACGATCAGCCACGCCCTTGCTGCCAGTATTGTTATCCAGCCACTCGGTCCGCACGCCAGCATGGACCAGAACATCCATCAGGTTTTCTTGCGCAAGAGCTCTCGCATGCGCGTAACCGTTCTGGCCCAGGTTCGAAAACATGCAAGGAACAGAGATGGCGGTTGCTGTTCCGCAGCTCGTGGCTTTGGTGAAGTAGAAGATGTCCCGCTTTGAAAGCTCAGGGTTCGTCGGGCGTTCGTAACCGCCGAGCTGGAAGCTGGAGGCACGCGCCGTTTCGCCGACGACGACAATGGTTACTCGGGGCTTTCTGTGTGAGGCCTTGAGTGCATCTGCCACCTTCGCATCACGGCCAAGCGGCTTTACGACGATGTTCTTTTCGGCAGTGGCCTTGCGGACATAGGTGACCGCGTTGATCATCGGGAAAACAGGATTCAACATCTCGAACCAATCGTGGTTCTGGCGCCGCGCGAAACTGTAAATCCCCGCATGAGACAGCCCGGCAACGGCGAAGATGACAAGAGAGGGAATTATAACCGCCAGGTTGCGCACGACTTTGCTGAAAAAGTTCCGATGGCGGATCTTCACCCAGGCGATCAACAGACTGGGCAAGAGTGCGTAGAGACACATGTGCAGTATGAAGCCTGCAGTGATCAGATGACTGGCTTCTGCAGTGTTCGTCTCCGCTGCATTTCTGATCATATCGTCGTCAATGATGACGCCAAACTGATCCATGAACCAAGCGGACGAAGCAGCCGTCCAGATGAACACGATCAGCAGCGGCTTCATCAGATATTTGACCGAAAAGCTGACGAACAAAGCGATGAATGCAAAGGTGATGCCAACAGCAAAGGCTGCGATGGCCAGGTTCTGCCCGGCCATGATCCCGAATGTCTTTGCCCAGAACGTTCGGTTCAGGAGCAACAGAATATAGACCGAGACGATGATGCTCAGCGGGATGCTTCCCAGGATTGGGCGTTTGAACATCATAGGCTCCGGCTCTGTCATTTTCGGTTCTGGTCGAAAAGGGTCGACCAGTTTCAATGACCAGCACTGATAACCGAAGCTGACAGCAGCCTGAATACGTATATTTTATGACGCACGCCAAGTTGAGCAGCCGACATCCGTCCTGCTCCTCGAGGAAGAGACATTCGCGCGGCGGCATCAGATCCCTTCAATGGATCCCACGCTTACGGTGCTATCCGGCTTGCCTGATGCTTGCAATGTAAGCGCGCCAACCGCCAAGGGCTGTGATCTCCCTGGCGTTCCCAAGCGCGTAAGGCTCGCACAGGAAACCAGAGACCTGGGAGCCATCGTCGAGCGTGACCTTCCCGATACCAAGCGGTGCCGGGATGTTTTGGACAAAACGCCCGAATGCCTGGGGGCTTACCTTCCAGACTTCCACCTCCAGCCCTGGTCCGCAATAACCCGGCTCTCGGATGAGCCCCGGCTTCGGTGGTGTCGTGTTCGGCAAAACGTAAAGCCGGTAGTCAGCTGCCGTCCGGCAGCTTTTGATCAAGCGCCCACCTGAGCCGGTCAGTTCATGGTTCAGCGGCATACCCGTGAGATGCGCTCCGACCACGACGATAGGAACAAACCCATCATCAGGTTCTGTCACCATTGAAGCTTCCGGCAATACAGCGCCGCGGTCCTTGCCCATTCCCGACGCGCAAGCACGATGCAGGGCATCCGCGAAAGGCGCCAGCGCATCGTCGGAGAAGGCTGGGCCGAAAAGGGTCACCCCATTCGGCAGGCCGGTTGCACCGAAACCTCCGGGCACAGCAATCGCTGCGTATCCGAAGAGGTTGGCAAAATTTGTATAGCGGCCAAAGTGGCTGTTCTTGACGATGGGATCAGCTACCATCGCATCTACCGTGTAGGTTGTCGGCGAGGTCGGCAGCATCAATATGTCTACCTTTGCCCATTCCGCATCAGCCCTCTGACGCAGGTGGCCTAGTTTATATTGCCCTTCGAACGCCGCGACGGCATCATAGGCTTTAGCACCTTCGATGATCTGTCTCACGGTTGGGTCGAAATCCTGCGCATTCGTCGCAAGGAAATCTGTGACCGCTGCCAACCGCTCCGCCACCCACGGCCCGTTATAAAGCAGTTCCGCTGCCTGACGGAATGGCGCGTAGTCAAAGGGCACGATTGTTGCGCCAAGCGACAGCGCCCTCTCAATCGCAGTGTCATAGAGAGCTTCTACCTCGTTGTTTCCGAAGAACTCGCGCTCAGAGACGTCAAGCACACCAATGCGCAGACCCTGGTGCGGAAGGGTTGTCGCAATCGCCTTGCGGGAATAGGGATCGGCCGCATCATAGCCCTCCATGACTTTGCGAATGGCGACGCCATCCCCCACAGTCGCTGCAAAGATCGTCACGACGTCGACGCTGCGGCAGGCTGGTACCACGCCCACATTGGGAACGAGCCCTGGAGTTGGCTTGATGCCCACGAGGTTATTGAAGGCTGCGGGAACGCGACCGGAGCCGGCTGTATCTGTTCCCAGCGCAAAACTTGCCAATCCTGCGCCAACGGCTACGGCAGACCCGGAAGACGAACCACCCGAAACATAATCGCGATTGAATACGGAGCGTGGCGCGCCGTAGGGCGAGCGCGTTCCGTTCAATCCGGTTGCAAACTGATCAAGATTCGTCTTCCCAATCACCAAAGCACCCGCAGCCTTCAGGCGCGCGACGACCGTAGCGTCTGCAACGGGTTCGTAAGCGAAGGCCGGACATCCGGCCGTGGTGGGAAGTCCCGCCACATCGATATTGTCCTTGACTGCAAATGGCACCCCCCAGAGCGGCAGGCTGTTCGGCTCCGGTGCTCGTTCCATCAATTCTCTGGCCGCAATACGCAACTGATCTGGAGAGCTTTGCGTAATAAAAATTGCCGGATCCTCGGATGCTTCTCGGCGCGCAATGATCTCATCAATCATCTGTAAGGGCGTCAGACCAGAGGCATAGGCCGCTCTCACGGCTTCGAGATCGAGAATAGTCGGCAGCATTCAAACCTCCGGCACAGGGCTGCGATAATTACCGAAAGTGTATGCAATTTACATGCCATGCAAGAGGTTTTGCATTCCGCCTTTAGCGGCGGCCATTGGCGAACAACGAAGCTCTGGGGAAGCCTTCAGACGATCAAGTGCTTTAAATTTGTGCGTTTGCAATCGGACGATTAAGAGCTACTAGCGAAGCCTTCCCGGCTTCGCCAAT from the Rhizobium rhizoryzae genome contains:
- a CDS encoding sulfate ABC transporter substrate-binding protein encodes the protein MACVLASLLMAPAVHADTTLLNVSYDPTREFYKDFNAAFAKHYKAQAGETVTIQQSHGGSGKQARSVIDGLGADVVTLALESDIDAIVQNGGKIKPDWRARLGNNSSPYTSTIVFLVRKGNPKGIKNWGDLVKGDVKIVTPNPKTSGGARWNYLAAWAWANEEFKGDQAKIKAYIADLYKRAPVLDSGARGSTVTFAQRQIGDVLLAWENEAFLAGEEFGKDAFEIVVPPISILAEPPVAVVDANVDAKGTRKVAEAYLQYLYSDEGQNLAAKHFYRPANRAVVKPELLKALPDIKLVTIDDPQFGGWKKAQPEHFGDGGIFDQIYKPAR
- a CDS encoding YqaA family protein encodes the protein MMAYLGLMATAFVAATLLPAQSEALLAYLVVQAEHPVVLLVVFATIGNVAGSVVNWALGRGIERFRNRRWFPVSEAGLNQASRWYGKYGRWSLLASWVPIIGDPITVVAGVLREPLASFLIFVTIAKFARYCVIAALASNAF
- a CDS encoding thiol-disulfide oxidoreductase DCC family protein, giving the protein MNPHRVTVWFDSGCPLCRREIALMRKLDRGNAIRFVDLYDASASCPIDRAEALARFHAEENGKLYVGAQAFAAMWRAIPMFRPLGIMAGWAPLTPLFDLLYRGFLRIRPRLQRLFQ
- a CDS encoding aldo/keto reductase, which translates into the protein MQRVEIQAGLDLSRIVYGMWRLADDQDVSAGNIIAKVEACLEQGITTMDHADIYGGYTVEEHFGRALKGAGLRDKIEIVTKCGIVAPTGDYAGARLKHYNTSAEHISASIDRSLRLLGTDYIDLLLIHRPDPFMDFTETGGALDAAVSSGKVRAVGVSNFRPWDLAALQSCMQTKLVVNQIELSLLARDPFTNGDLSSMTRDKVRAMAWSPLGGGRLFSNDTDLGRTLDRIAAEQGVDRTAIAVAWLLAHPAHILPVMGTNNVARIRQIGDAMKVKLSREDWFELYSTAEGRDVP
- a CDS encoding energy-coupling factor ABC transporter permease translates to MHIEPGVVDGAKIVLSYATALAALGLTAKMATDSVRRDGGVASLALRSAITTVLVFGFFEVLPHHPVGVSEVHLILGSTLFLMFGAGAASIGLAAGLLIQGLFFSPFDLPQYGMNVTTLLVPLWAISQLAAKLIPARTAYVDVTYRQAFTLSTAYQGGIVAWVAFWALYGHGFTVENLVSIGSFGVAYMSVILIEPLVDLAVLAAAKSLRKYSQGPIFSRRLHQAA
- a CDS encoding histidine kinase dimerization/phospho-acceptor domain-containing protein, with protein sequence MSMPRPRSIARELRISLGLTLLAFWLLAAGLAFSVMQEEMGEVFDSALQETAERLAPLVIDDLYTREDTSAPRKLTALRENVPDEYLTYQVRDGSGRVLLHSHNVSADPYEAPLVEGFWSGGEKRIFTVAAVSGSIFVQVADSLEHRREASIEGGTALLLPLLLLLPASLIAVSWFVRRNVSEVDRLKRVIGLRDSGNLAPIDLKDLPIELEPIQQSVNLLIKRVDDALEAERSLTANSAHELRTPIAGALAQSQLLLSELEDGQTRDRARQVDAALRKLSVLTEKLLQLARADAGIGKSAVRSDLSTILDVVMEEFLRNSQSGSVLHYHRPERMVLSREVDPDAFAIAARNLVENALAYRLPDTHVDVHLKPDGLRVSNLTSPKTLLPPEKLRQRFVRGHSLHPGSGLGLAIVERLATQMGAQLELTATPLAPDQSRFDASIVFPDP
- a CDS encoding response regulator transcription factor, producing MRILLVEDDATLADAVRTHVTRHNHAVDLAEDKESALACLAGVDYALVLLDLRLPDGSGLDILKHIRLKKQMIPVIVLTAHDQVSDRIAGLNAGADDYLVKPFDLDELEARIHAVSRRYGASQTPMVELAGFEVYPSEHRIEGKTGERISLSAREWAVLECLLARRNSIVSKSQIEEALYAFGAEIESNTVEVYVSRLRRKLGKEIVETVRGIGYRVAE
- a CDS encoding PepSY domain-containing protein; the encoded protein is MKRLVAIAIASWAVGTAAVASERCNVPIADWQPRKVLQAKLESVGWKVRSIRSEDGCYEAFAINAEGEKVAAFFNPKSLEILDTKIEH
- a CDS encoding diacylglycerol kinase, whose product is MQNPDEIPRKVTGIRHLFAAQRYSASGARRLWQEAAFRHECLAMLASLVFFAVIGASVERFSILIGVFLIVVALEALNTAIEEIIDRISPEFSATGRHAKDLGSFAVFCGLLAWGILMLDTTVRVIVG
- a CDS encoding phosphoethanolamine transferase encodes the protein MFKRPILGSIPLSIIVSVYILLLLNRTFWAKTFGIMAGQNLAIAAFAVGITFAFIALFVSFSVKYLMKPLLIVFIWTAASSAWFMDQFGVIIDDDMIRNAAETNTAEASHLITAGFILHMCLYALLPSLLIAWVKIRHRNFFSKVVRNLAVIIPSLVIFAVAGLSHAGIYSFARRQNHDWFEMLNPVFPMINAVTYVRKATAEKNIVVKPLGRDAKVADALKASHRKPRVTIVVVGETARASSFQLGGYERPTNPELSKRDIFYFTKATSCGTATAISVPCMFSNLGQNGYAHARALAQENLMDVLVHAGVRTEWLDNNTGSKGVADRIPYSDLFNSKDARFCNGGECWDDILLDRLDGWLKTVSGDAVLVLHQLGSHGPAYYARYPDAFKIFQPDCRSSEFSKCHRDEIINAYDNTIVYTDHVLASIIDKLSAQQDRLSPSMIYMSDHGESLGEKGLFLHGAPWLVAPEQQTHIPFVLWLGAEARQGIESECIDKLEKEPVSQDNLFHTVLGLMHVETKVKDPKLDIYGSCKASNAKS
- the atzF gene encoding allophanate hydrolase; translated protein: MLPTILDLEAVRAAYASGLTPLQMIDEIIARREASEDPAIFITQSSPDQLRIAARELMERAPEPNSLPLWGVPFAVKDNIDVAGLPTTAGCPAFAYEPVADATVVARLKAAGALVIGKTNLDQFATGLNGTRSPYGAPRSVFNRDYVSGGSSSGSAVAVGAGLASFALGTDTAGSGRVPAAFNNLVGIKPTPGLVPNVGVVPACRSVDVVTIFAATVGDGVAIRKVMEGYDAADPYSRKAIATTLPHQGLRIGVLDVSEREFFGNNEVEALYDTAIERALSLGATIVPFDYAPFRQAAELLYNGPWVAERLAAVTDFLATNAQDFDPTVRQIIEGAKAYDAVAAFEGQYKLGHLRQRADAEWAKVDILMLPTSPTTYTVDAMVADPIVKNSHFGRYTNFANLFGYAAIAVPGGFGATGLPNGVTLFGPAFSDDALAPFADALHRACASGMGKDRGAVLPEASMVTEPDDGFVPIVVVGAHLTGMPLNHELTGSGGRLIKSCRTAADYRLYVLPNTTPPKPGLIREPGYCGPGLEVEVWKVSPQAFGRFVQNIPAPLGIGKVTLDDGSQVSGFLCEPYALGNAREITALGGWRAYIASIRQAG